CGCACGCTGGACGGTCTGCGACATCAGGTCGTCGTCCCCTCCGGCAGCGGCACGTAGTCGGCGGTGCTCGACAACGCGTGTGCGGCGACCCGGTGGCCGTTCGCGAGGCAGCTCGCCAGGTCGGCGTCGGAGAGCAGCGCAGAGAGGAACCCCGCTGCGAACGCGTCGCCGGCGCCGACCGGCTCGACCACGTCGACCTCGGTGGCGGGTACGTAAGTCGACGTGCCGTCGCGGTATGCGGTCGCGCCGACGGCGGCGTCCTTCACTACGACCAGCGGGCACGGCGCGAACAGCTCGGGCACCTCGTCGGCACTCGTCACGCCCCACAGCGTCACTGCCTCGTCCAGGCCGACGAGCGCGACGTCGGTGCGGCGTGCGATCGCCTGGATCGCTTGTGCCGCAAAGGTTGCCGGCCACAGCTTAGGTCGATAGTTGACGTCGAACGAGACGCGCAGACCGCGGTCGTGGCACCGGTCGAACAGCGCGGTCATCAGCTCGGTGCAGGACTGCGAGAGCGCGCAGGTGATGCCCGTGGTGTGCACGAGGTCGACGTCGTCCAGGGGGAGGCGCGCGGCGTCGGCGGCGCCCATCCCGCTGGCTGCGGAACCGGCCCGGTAGTAGTGCACGCTCGTCCCGTGCGGGTTCGGGTCCTTGAAGTAGACGCCGGTTGGGCGGGTGTCGTCGAGGACCACGGACGAGACGTCCACGCCGCGCGTACGTAGGTAGTCGAGTACCCGCTCGCCCAGCGGGTCGGCGCCGAGCCGGCTGAACCAGCTCGCGCGGTGTCCCAGGTCGCGCAGGTACAGCGCCACGTTGGACTCCGCCCCGCCGACCTCGACCCGGAACGACTCGGCGGTGCGTAGCGGTTCGACGGCAGCGGGCGTGACCATGGCCATCGTCTCGCCGACGCACACGACGCCGGCCAGCTCGTCCGTTCGCATGCGAGGAGCGTA
This window of the Streptosporangiales bacterium genome carries:
- a CDS encoding sugar kinase; its protein translation is MRTDELAGVVCVGETMAMVTPAAVEPLRTAESFRVEVGGAESNVALYLRDLGHRASWFSRLGADPLGERVLDYLRTRGVDVSSVVLDDTRPTGVYFKDPNPHGTSVHYYRAGSAASGMGAADAARLPLDDVDLVHTTGITCALSQSCTELMTALFDRCHDRGLRVSFDVNYRPKLWPATFAAQAIQAIARRTDVALVGLDEAVTLWGVTSADEVPELFAPCPLVVVKDAAVGATAYRDGTSTYVPATEVDVVEPVGAGDAFAAGFLSALLSDADLASCLANGHRVAAHALSSTADYVPLPEGTTT